The Streptomyces sp. NBC_00162 sequence GGCCGATCTCGGCGCGGACGAGCTCGACCATGGTCTGGACGGCGCCGGGGTCGGTGAGGTCGGCGTTCGCCGCGATCCCGGGGCTGCCGTCTGGCTCGAAGGCGGCGAGGAGGGCATGGGCATATGTTGAGATCCCTTGGCCAAGGCCCACCTTCTGGAGCGCCCCAGCGGTACCTTCGCGTCAGAAGAAGCGGTCGCAGATCGGGGTGATGGGTGTGAGCGGGTACATCGAGGAGCAAGAGCGGATCGGACAACGGGTCCGGCGTCAGCGGCTCTCGGTTGGGATGACTCAGGCCGACCTTGCCGCCGCACTGGGGCGGACGCAGGGGTGGGTATCGAAGCTGGAGAAGGGGCGGATCGAGCTGGACCGGGCCGGTCTGATCAACGCCGTGGCCGCCGCGCTCCACTGCCATCCGAACACCTTGATCGAGCGCCCGTACTCGGGCGGCGGCGCCGAAACCAAGTGGCAGGTCTCAGCGGCCTCCATCATCCGGGAACTGCGCCGGTACGACCTGGCTCCCGTCTTTGACGGCACCCCTCGGCCGTCCGAGGTGCTGTGGCACGACATGAAGCGCCTGCTCCGCCTGCGCGACGCCGCGGCGAACGCCGCCGTACTGAAGGAGCTGCCGGACATGCTGCGCGAGGCCCGGGCCCTCGCTGAGGCGTCCACTGGCCACGAACGTGAAGAGGCGTTCGCGATCTATGCGGTGGCCTGCAAGTTCGCCCACACAGCGGCCCATGCCCTCGGACATCCCGAGCTGGTCGCCATGGCCTGCGAACGGGCCACCTGGTCCGCGCAGCTCTCAGGTGACCCGGTGATGCCGGCGATGGCGCTGTGGATGCGCATGTGGGACACGTGGGCGTCGGCCGACTGGGATGACGCCCTCGCCCTCGGGGACAAGGCCCTCGCCAGCATCGAAGCCGAGTACGAGGCCGGCGACCCTCTCGCCCTGCGTATGTGGGGCGCCCTGCACCTGCGGGCCGCGATCTCGTCCGCGCGCGGCGGGAACGCTGCTGGGTCGGATGAGCGGCTCGCGCTTGCCCGTACGGCGGGCGAGCGGGTCAACTCATACGTCGGGCCCGAGATCCACGACCGGCACTCGGTCACGTTCAGCCTCGGAAACGTCGTCATCCACGGCGTCAGCGCCGCCTTGGAGATGAGTGACC is a genomic window containing:
- a CDS encoding helix-turn-helix domain-containing protein, translating into MGVSGYIEEQERIGQRVRRQRLSVGMTQADLAAALGRTQGWVSKLEKGRIELDRAGLINAVAAALHCHPNTLIERPYSGGGAETKWQVSAASIIRELRRYDLAPVFDGTPRPSEVLWHDMKRLLRLRDAAANAAVLKELPDMLREARALAEASTGHEREEAFAIYAVACKFAHTAAHALGHPELVAMACERATWSAQLSGDPVMPAMALWMRMWDTWASADWDDALALGDKALASIEAEYEAGDPLALRMWGALHLRAAISSARGGNAAGSDERLALARTAGERVNSYVGPEIHDRHSVTFSLGNVVIHGVSAALEMSDQTKALRLNREADPAHIAVLPNSRLGHHHMDLARAWLWDGNRDQALTELETAERIAPQLVRNHPVARATLRKIIYAERAATRQRLRGMTGRFSLD